From the bacterium genome, the window TCGTCTATGAGCTGGGCGTACATATGCTTCAGGCTCCTGTAGACGGTGAGGCGCGGGCGCTCCGCGGTTCCGGATACATTCCGGCGGACGCGCTTCTTGCGGCTCAGACGACCTTTTATTTTTGCCGTGATCCGATTCACCGTAACCACTCCTTCAATCTTGCGGGCGGCCTACTTGGCGCCTGCTTTGCCTTCTTTACGACGGACCTGCTCGCCAGAGTAGCGAATACCCGTGCCCTTGTAGGGCTCCGGCGGCTTGAAAGCGCGAATCTTCGCTGCTATCTCGCCGACGCGGTGCTTGTCTATGCCGCGCACGGTCACTACGCGCTGGTCTTTTACTTCGATCTCCACGCCGGAGGGCTTTGCGAACTCTATGTTGTGGGAGAGCCCGAGGCTCATCACCAGAGTCGGCCCCTGCATGTTGGCCTTGTAGCCTATCCCCTGAATTTCAAGGGATTTCTCGAAGCCCGCGCTGACGCCGGTGACCAGGTTCGCCAAAATCGAACGGGTCATGCCGTGGAGCGCGCGATGGTTTATGCTGTCGGTGGGGCGGGTCACGTTGATGACGCTGCCCTCGAACTCCACCTTCATGTCGGGGTGCACCGAGAAGGCGAGCTCCCCTTTCGGCCCTTTGGCCGAGAAGGTGTTGTTCTTCATTTCCACCTTCACGCTGGAAGGTACGGGAATGGGTTTTTTACCTATCCTCGACATAACGTCTTCCTTTAGGTCTTTTTATGTTTCTTACCAGACGGAGCAGAGTACTTCGCCGCCGACGCCGAGCTTTCTTGCCTTGGTGTCGGAGAGGACTCCGTGCGAGGTCGAGAGGATTACCGTTCCGAAGCCGCTTCTGACTTTCGGGATGTCCTCGGCCTTCACGTACACCCGGCGGCCCTGCTTGCTCATGCGCCTGAGGCCGTCGATGACGCACTGCTCGTTTTCGTCATATTTCAGGTACGCGATAAGAAGGCCCTGCTTCCCATCCTCTTCCATGCCGACGTCGGAGAGAAAACCTTCGTCGCGCATGGTCTCCAGAACCTCTTTCTTGAGGTTGGAGGCGGGAATCACGACCCTGTGCTTTTTGGAATCTATCCCGTTGCGAATGCGGGTGAGCATGTCGGCAATCGGATCAGCTATTGACATTTAACTAGCTCCTGTAGCCTTACCAGCTGGCCTTGGTGACGCCGGGGAGTTTGCCTTCGTGCGCCAGTTTGCGCAGGCAGCACCTGCACATGTGAAATTTGCGGTAGTAAGCGCGCGGCCTCCCGCAGAGCGGGCACCTGTTGTGCTGGCGCACTGCAAACTTCAGTATCTTTTTGGATTTTTCCATCTTCGCCGTGGTCGCCATTCGTTACTCCGTTCCCTTACCGCTTGAAAGGCATTCCGAAGAGGCGAAGGAGTTCCTTGCTTTCCTCGTCGGTCTTGGCCGTCGTCACGATAGTCACGTTCATGCCCTTGATCTTCTCGACTTTTTCGAGGTCGATCTCGGGGAAGATGATCTGCTCGTTGATGCCGAGTGTATAATTGCCGCGCCCGTCGAAGCCCTTGGCGGGGATGCCGCTGAAGTCGCGCACGCGGGGCAGGGCCACGCTGACGAGCCTGTCGAGGAATTCATACATCCTCTCGCGGCGCAGAGTCACTCTCACGCCAACCGGCTGGTCTTCCCGAAGATGGAAGTTCGCTATGGCCTTTTTCGAGCGGGTGATTACAGGCTTCTGGCCCGCAATCTGCCCGAGTTCGGCGGCGAGACGCTCCATGAGCTTGGCGTCGTCTTTCGCGTCGCCCGCGCCGATGTTAATGCAGATCTTCTCGACCTTCGGCACAAGCATCACGTTCTTGTAGCCGAACTTTTCGGTCATCTGCGGCAGAATTTCTTTCGCGTACTTCTCTTTCAACCTGGCCATCATGTCACCGTCCCGGCTTACCGGTCGAATACTTCGCCGCACTTCTTGCAGACGCGGACTTTGCCGCCGTCGTCGAGGATCTTCATCCCGACGCGGGAGGGCTTGTCGCACTTCTCGCAAACCAGCGCGATATTGGAAATGTTGACTGACGCTTCCTTTTCGACGATGCCGCCCTGGCTCTGCTGGGAGGGCTTCGTGTGGCGCTTGACCATGTTGACCTTTTCAACCACCACGCGGTTTTTCTCGTCGATGACCCGAAGGACCTTGCCGCGCTTTTTCTCTTCCTTGCCAGCGCCGGCAATGACCTCGACAAGGTCGCCTTTTTTAATTTTCTTTACAGCCATAAAGGGTTCTCCTTGC encodes:
- a CDS encoding type Z 30S ribosomal protein S14; translation: MATTAKMEKSKKILKFAVRQHNRCPLCGRPRAYYRKFHMCRCCLRKLAHEGKLPGVTKASW
- a CDS encoding 50S ribosomal protein L5; amino-acid sequence: MARLKEKYAKEILPQMTEKFGYKNVMLVPKVEKICINIGAGDAKDDAKLMERLAAELGQIAGQKPVITRSKKAIANFHLREDQPVGVRVTLRRERMYEFLDRLVSVALPRVRDFSGIPAKGFDGRGNYTLGINEQIIFPEIDLEKVEKIKGMNVTIVTTAKTDEESKELLRLFGMPFKR
- a CDS encoding 50S ribosomal protein L6, whose protein sequence is MSRIGKKPIPVPSSVKVEMKNNTFSAKGPKGELAFSVHPDMKVEFEGSVINVTRPTDSINHRALHGMTRSILANLVTGVSAGFEKSLEIQGIGYKANMQGPTLVMSLGLSHNIEFAKPSGVEIEVKDQRVVTVRGIDKHRVGEIAAKIRAFKPPEPYKGTGIRYSGEQVRRKEGKAGAK
- a CDS encoding 50S ribosomal protein L24 is translated as MAVKKIKKGDLVEVIAGAGKEEKKRGKVLRVIDEKNRVVVEKVNMVKRHTKPSQQSQGGIVEKEASVNISNIALVCEKCDKPSRVGMKILDDGGKVRVCKKCGEVFDR
- a CDS encoding 30S ribosomal protein S8, with translation MSIADPIADMLTRIRNGIDSKKHRVVIPASNLKKEVLETMRDEGFLSDVGMEEDGKQGLLIAYLKYDENEQCVIDGLRRMSKQGRRVYVKAEDIPKVRSGFGTVILSTSHGVLSDTKARKLGVGGEVLCSVW